ATCACAATCATCTCTTGATCCGCACAGTGGAATATAGCTTCTACCTATTTTTCTTGATGCATTGGTTTCATGCAACAAAAATGTGCCTACATGATTTTCAAACGAATTATTTAAACATGTTGCAAAATTGATGTTGTTATAGATGCATGTAATAGAAATCTAAATAGGGAAACTTACAAGatatgagaaagaagaagaggaaaagcgATGTTAGTCTAGTCGCCATTGATAGAATAGAAGGTggaaaagttttgtttttctcttcagACTTTGTGTGTTTAGAGGAATGATTTCGCTGACTATATATTGTAACTTTTTGATTGTGCTCTTTGAAACGTATGTTCAGTGTTTGATTGTTCAAACATTTATTATGgtgtttgaaatgtttttattgttttctcatTGATTATTAGGTAACCaattaatataagttttttggtcaacatgtccttccaagttttttaaaaatattagcaGAAAAAATGGAAAGTCATGCAAAGGTGACTAGTGGCAACACCACTTTCTGAAGCGAATCAGAACAAAATTAATCTaagaatttttttcctttcacttGCAAATCAAATTGACAGTTACTTACCGAGCAATAGGATGGATAAGTCTCATGTTTCATTTATGGTAGATATTAATTTTTCCACCAAATAAATACATGTTGACGTTGAAAATCTTTAACTTATAATACTCCCTCAATTTCAtaagtttttatattactattactattttgagaaaaaaaatattgacagTTTCATACAaatttccaaaaccaaaaaaaaatgttctctattaaatttattttattttatcatcaaaatcatcacaCAAAGACATAACATAGATTTTTCAGTTCTGTAAGTTCACTAACCATTTATCTAAGCAACGACATTGTGAatttttgcaaataaattttccaaaaacacAAGTAAGCTTATCCTCACAATCACTTGCTGTCTTGCACGGTAATGGAGTCTCAGCTGGTAGTAGATTAAGATTTTTTCTGCTTGAAGGTGGTGAAATCGGCAAACATTGACAATGAGAATCTATACATTTTACCGATGCaattaaacaatgaacatcTTGGCAATCATCTACGGTTGAGCAGCTATGATATTTGACTTGAGCTTCAGCTACAGGTATGGTCACTGATCTGATGCCTAATATCGAGACATCGATTTCATTAGTGATTGCAAACCAAATTTATTCAGTACATTTAGCATGTGAATTGAAGTTTCATGAAATAATATAGACTTACATGTAAGAATTAGCGAAACGAGCATGAGAGAAATCGTTTTAGATGCCATTTGATTTGGTGAGGGTAATTGATGGTTTAACAagataaaactaataaatatgagtgaaaatataaaaatgttgaaaggaaacatatataaattatttaattaaggaataaaataaatttagttaggAATGAACAGTAAGAATAGTAATGAATTTATTTTctagattaaattaaaatatgagaatggCATCTAAAACGATTTCATACtaatttggatattataatTTACCTTTTTAGAAACattattcaaaaaagaaatgtatagtatttaatttaaatcaatatgtaaTACTTATGTAATTATATCACTTAAAactcataaattttttatttcatatagaaatatattttaaaaaattaaatttgttattaatttcattcataataaaattatagtatctattttaattttatttttaaacaaaattttgtttataactttttaaagaAATTCATAGAAATATAACTTCTTGTTcagaaattttgaaattaattttatagatatttattttatattttgtaaataaatttgcTCTGATTATTCCTCACTAAATTGATGAGTCCTACTTTTTTCTACTATCTTCCatataaaaaagtattatattaGAAGTATCTTTAGTCAAGCGGTTATAGCATCACATCTGCAACTAATCACATCAAAGTTCGATTCCACTAAGTCGCGGAACTCTCCGTAGGAAGGATTGGATATGGATCGGGCTTGATTGATTcagtaataacaaaaaaaacaaaaaaggtatgATATGAGGTTTGGGTGGAAATAAACCATTGTTTACACCACTTGATGGTAACGTCGAAAGAAAACATTGGAGAATTTTGaagattgtaatttttttttgagaataaaaTCATTTCTAGATAGCAAAATTTTGGAACTTTTAAAACTCATTTTTCCTTATAAATaattctactatattaattgagaagtacaaatatgaaactaaccttaaaaagtgtaaaaatttacattcaaatgccattataaatatttagtaaagattaattacttaatttaataaagataataaatactatgactaaatataaataatatatcagaattttcgaataaattttttaaaataattattaatttttaaaaaaaaattatttttttttctaattaattatgggcgaaaattatgatttattttttaaaatatataaccaatcaggatttttaaaactaagatttttgttttttttttgtcaactaaaactaagattttatatctaagtagataatataattatttttaataactaaatttgaaaaattttgttagggttctcctatcatctttcttttattttatttacaattattttgaattatcatataataagtatgtaaaaaaatttctgcatatgttgtgatttgattttttaaaatcaaagatatattactcagcctataaagaaaaaaatgtgtattttaaattttcacattggcggattggtaaaactaaatttgtgtggctgataaattcataaattttatttactcacaattacaatattataattactacttcaaaatatttcacaaaataatgatgcaaataatacaaacaaccaatataaaactgtattatacatcaaaaaaattaaaaactataatattttaaaataattagtattcaaaaaaaaaaatatatattttcttgagaaAGACTAAAGAGAATACTTTCTTGAGAAACTTCTTTGTGTGTAATTCTTACCAAATTATTTTAgctattagaaaaaaaactacaaatactGGATAGATCTTGTTCACGCTTGATTTAGTAATGGGCTTTCATAGGCCCATGATACTGCTAATGGAAAGATAAAAGCTTCTTGTCAAAAATTTCACCGGCagacaaaagaaggtaaaaaataaaaaagaggatCAATCTTGCCAAGGATCACTCTCTGCCCTAACTTCAGATGGTTCAATTACTTCTGCTTCTCCACTTTTGTCATCTCCTTCATTCACAGtcgagctttcttcttcttcttcaactctacCCCACCTTCCTCCAACCGTCAGGCTGTTcaacaaacacatcaaaagTGAGTCAAAAGATCCACTTCAGTTTATACTTGGAAACACATAAAAGCTAAAGAGCTATTGGATTTCTTACAGTAAATCCACTTGAGATCATAGCAGTGTCATATAAGAGGTCAACCACTCTTGTTGCTTCAGCGCTCTCTGGTGCATTCTTACAccaaaaaatttacataaattaatcGCATTTTTAGAGACCTCTGAGACGAGAGATTCCTTGAGGAATGAATATATAGCATACACTTACATTCAAGTCTTTGATGATGGGATAATCTGGATTGATCTCTAGGATTCTCCTACCTCTCATGAACTCCAAGCTTGAAGTGTCTCCAAGAGCTTGTGCCTTCATTAATCTGTCACCATAAACAGCCACAATAAGTTTGATGATgtcaattttcgtttttaatataGCCTTTGCTAAAGTACTAACCTTTCCATATTAGCTGACCATCCGAATTTGCCTGAGACAAGCACACAAGGAGAAGAGCTCAAACGATTTGAGACTTGGACTTTAGCAACTTTTTCATCGAGCTGCTGTTTAATCCAGTCACAGAGAAGGTTAAACTCTTGTTTAGCTTCCCTTTCTTttacttcatcttcatctcctgCGAGAATAGACAGATTTTTGTTACAAACAAATGGTCAAGATAAATGCACGAGATTCGATGAAAACAATACTTACCGCGTTTCTTTGCTGATATCAACAAActtcttttctttggtttgtaAATTCTGAATTGCAACCTCATCAATTGGTTCAACCAAGTACAAAACCTATCATTCAAAAAGCCAGcggtaagaaagaaaaatcaaaccagAGATATGCACCAAGACTATATATTGTGAAGATGAAAACCTAAGCTTGAAGCATATACTGATGATATACCTCAATGTCTTTTTGGATTAGTTTCTCCAAGAAAGAGGCAGACTTTGCACTCTTTAGACTATCGGTTGCAAGGTAGTAGATCGCCTTTTGGTTCTCTCCCATGTTCTCGATATATTCATCCAAGCTTGTCAATTCCTCTTCATTCTTGGAACTGAAGAATCTAAGAAGCGGTGTAATACGCTTGTGGTTACC
The Camelina sativa cultivar DH55 chromosome 15, Cs, whole genome shotgun sequence DNA segment above includes these coding regions:
- the LOC109125123 gene encoding heat shock protein 90-5, chloroplastic-like, with product MRKRLSRKTFDMIQEISESENKEDYKKFWENFGRFLKLGCIEDTGNHKRITPLLRFFSSKNEEELTSLDEYIENMGENQKAIYYLATDSLKSAKSASFLEKLIQKDIEVLYLVEPIDEVAIQNLQTKEKKFVDISKETRR